The Nymphaea colorata isolate Beijing-Zhang1983 chromosome 11, ASM883128v2, whole genome shotgun sequence genome includes the window CCGTACTTCTTAACTGCTTGGAACAATGCCAAGCCAAGCACAGAACTACTCGATTCAGTTGCTTGTTGGTGAACAAGTGACAACAAATCGACGAGCGGTGCCTTGTTTTCCTCTTCAAGCTCAGGTGTGGAGCTCATGAAAACCTTAAGAGGCTTGCTGGTAGACTGCATCCTTTCATTCTATTCTAGCCAACTCTCCTTTCACTCAACGATGATATGCTTGAACCCTGGCTCCTCAGGCTTCCATTGTTGGAATATCCAGATGACATTTGAGTCTCACTTATCACTTCCtgcaaggaaaaaagaaaatgaaaacaagatgCACTGCTTATTAGGAAAAGAGATAGAGATAATGTCCAACCGTGATAAGTAAATAACTGTTACATTCATAGATTAAAATGGCAGCTGCCTGAAAAGTTACCTGGCGCGATGAAATTATGCTGTGGTTAGGAGAAGGAGTAGCACTTCCAAcgaacatgtaaggcatcatgCTCTTCTCTCCCATGGCTGCAAGCTTCTTAAGctcaggtaagaccactgagCCAAGATCAGGCCTGTCCTTCCTCCTAAGTTCAGCACAATTCAAGGCCAACTTTGCAAATGTGATGGCTTCTTCCACAGGCCAATCAGGAACTGTTGGGTCCAGCATCTCCTTGAATGTTCCCTTGTCAAGAGCCCGCTCGACATGGTGGGCTAGACCCATTGCTGGTTTTCCTGTGACAATTTGCAGTAGCATGATTCCAAGGGAGTATATATCTGACTTTATTCCAAGCATCCCAGTTTGCTGATATTCTGGATCTATGTAACAGAATGTACCAGCTGCAGATGTCATCCTATACTGGGTCACATGGTCAGCTACACTAGGAGGCACTAGTCTAGCAAGTCCAACGTCGCTGATCTTGCTAACAAAGTTCCTATCTAACAAGATATTTGCTGGTTTAAGGTCCCGGTGCACCAGTGGCTCTGGTTTGGTCTGGTGAAGGAAGAGCAAGCCAGTTGCGATCTCTGCTGCAATTCTAAATCGAAGCTGCCATGAGAGAGATGGAGAGTTCCCACGCCTGAGGAGACGGTCTTCCAAGCTGCCATTGGACATGTACTCATAGACAAGGCAGCCATACTCTGGACATGCTCCCAGAAGCAGAACCATGTTGGGATGCCTTATACAGCTCAAAACTTCAACCTGCACCAAATTGATGGGTGTAATCATATTCTGACCTAATAATCCAAAACATATGAACTGAATCCAAAACATATGAACTGAATTCAAACATCAACAAGGACAGGGTTTGATCCCTGGaactaaaaattgttgaaagaaaaacagaagaaacagATGGTTATCTACCTCCTGCTGGAACTGCATTCTGCCCTGAGCTGCATCAGGCCTCAGGACTTTGATTGCAACAGAGGTGTGGTCCAGATAGCCTTTATACACAGGGCCATATCCGCCTTCAccaatctttcttttctctgaAAAGTTTTCCGTTgcaatttcaatttcttcaatggTGTATTTTCTGTATCTGATGTCTGTATTTGCCAATGCATCCAAggccttcttcttttcttctgcttcCCTGAGTGCTTTCTTCTCTGCATTTAACCTCTTTTGTGCTTCCAGCTCTGCGATCCTTTGAGCTGCCTCTGCTGCCTCAATAGCTGCTTTACACTTTGCCTTCTCGTTTTCTGCAATTGCTAAAGCCGTTTCACCAGCTATCCTTGCGGCATCTAGCTTATGTTCCCCCTCCATTTTCCAACGATGCAGTTCTTGTGCCTAGAACGTGTAAGCGCAGTATGGACATGTGAGTAACATGGAagctttttttcattctattaaTATCATGCACTTCAGCAATCCTAGCCTTCAATCTGCACTTAGAAACGTAAATATTTATCTGCTATCACGATGACTGCTAATTGCtgttgaaatgaaagagaagaaacacattCAAAGGACTATt containing:
- the LOC116264704 gene encoding U-box domain-containing protein 35-like isoform X3 codes for the protein MWTSKQVEKKGEGGAAVALAVDKDKGSQVALKWAVDNLLGKGQTLILIHVKEKLQSVPQNASEEEAKAYKQQVENEVKEVLLPFRCLCMRKDISCHEVVIEDSDVAKAIIEYITNYAIAVLVLSASPKTGFFRRFKSTDVPTTVYKGAPDFCTVYIISKGKVSSVRQATRSVPAVVRQTTNLLTIQKLEPVKNPPPAPISKVDNDEVDATMKSPLPRGGAGLGLRHVSERSLTDVDSSFTPSSQDGADRMFPSPNDSFASATPSRLSYTRSADEESTSFEQRISFESPFRLLRKFPEQNSIDMDYSSLSRASGSSWSSQTAEEVEAEMRRLKLELKQTMDMYSNACKEAISAKQKAQELHRWKMEGEHKLDAARIAGETALAIAENEKAKCKAAIEAAEAAQRIAELEAQKRLNAEKKALREAEEKKKALDALANTDIRYRKYTIEEIEIATENFSEKRKIGEGGYGPVYKGYLDHTSVAIKVLRPDAAQGRMQFQQEVEVLSCIRHPNMVLLLGACPEYGCLVYEYMSNGSLEDRLLRRGNSPSLSWQLRFRIAAEIATGLLFLHQTKPEPLVHRDLKPANILLDRNFVSKISDVGLARLVPPSVADHVTQYRMTSAAGTFCYIDPEYQQTGMLGIKSDIYSLGIMLLQIVTGKPAMGLAHHVERALDKGTFKEMLDPTVPDWPVEEAITFAKLALNCAELRRKDRPDLGSVVLPELKKLAAMGEKSMMPYMFVGSATPSPNHSIISSRQEVISETQMSSGYSNNGSLRSQGSSISSLSERRVG
- the LOC116264704 gene encoding U-box domain-containing protein 35-like isoform X1, which produces MWTSKQVEKKGEGGAAVALAVDKDKGSQVALKWAVDNLLGKGQTLILIHVKEKLQSVPQNASEEEAKAYKQQVENEVKEVLLPFRCLCMRKDISCHEVVIEDSDVAKAIIEYITNYAIAVLVLSASPKTGFFRRFKSTDVPTTVYKGAPDFCTVYIISKGKVSSVRQATRSVPAVVRQTTNLLTIQKLEPVKNPPPAPISKVTVDNDEVDATMKSPLPRGGAGLGLRHVSERSLTDVDSSFTPSSQDGADRMFPSPNDSFASATPSRLSYTRSADEESTSFEQRISFESPFRLLRKFPEQNSIDMDYSSLSRASGSSWSSQTAEEVEAEMRRLKLELKQTMDMYSNACKEAISAKQKAQELHRWKMEGEHKLDAARIAGETALAIAENEKAKCKAAIEAAEAAQRIAELEAQKRLNAEKKALREAEEKKKALDALANTDIRYRKYTIEEIEIATENFSEKRKIGEGGYGPVYKGYLDHTSVAIKVLRPDAAQGRMQFQQEVEVLSCIRHPNMVLLLGACPEYGCLVYEYMSNGSLEDRLLRRGNSPSLSWQLRFRIAAEIATGLLFLHQTKPEPLVHRDLKPANILLDRNFVSKISDVGLARLVPPSVADHVTQYRMTSAAGTFCYIDPEYQQTGMLGIKSDIYSLGIMLLQIVTGKPAMGLAHHVERALDKGTFKEMLDPTVPDWPVEEAITFAKLALNCAELRRKDRPDLGSVVLPELKKLAAMGEKSMMPYMFVGSATPSPNHSIISSRQEVISETQMSSGYSNNGSLRSQGSSISSLSERRVG
- the LOC116264704 gene encoding U-box domain-containing protein 35-like isoform X2, translating into MWTSKQVEKKGEGGAAVALAVDKDKGSQVALKWAVDNLLGKGQTLILIHVKEKLQSVPQNASEEEAKAYKQQVENEVKEVLLPFRCLCMRKDISCHEVVIEDSDVAKAIIEYITNYAIAVLVLSASPKTGFFRFKSTDVPTTVYKGAPDFCTVYIISKGKVSSVRQATRSVPAVVRQTTNLLTIQKLEPVKNPPPAPISKVTVDNDEVDATMKSPLPRGGAGLGLRHVSERSLTDVDSSFTPSSQDGADRMFPSPNDSFASATPSRLSYTRSADEESTSFEQRISFESPFRLLRKFPEQNSIDMDYSSLSRASGSSWSSQTAEEVEAEMRRLKLELKQTMDMYSNACKEAISAKQKAQELHRWKMEGEHKLDAARIAGETALAIAENEKAKCKAAIEAAEAAQRIAELEAQKRLNAEKKALREAEEKKKALDALANTDIRYRKYTIEEIEIATENFSEKRKIGEGGYGPVYKGYLDHTSVAIKVLRPDAAQGRMQFQQEVEVLSCIRHPNMVLLLGACPEYGCLVYEYMSNGSLEDRLLRRGNSPSLSWQLRFRIAAEIATGLLFLHQTKPEPLVHRDLKPANILLDRNFVSKISDVGLARLVPPSVADHVTQYRMTSAAGTFCYIDPEYQQTGMLGIKSDIYSLGIMLLQIVTGKPAMGLAHHVERALDKGTFKEMLDPTVPDWPVEEAITFAKLALNCAELRRKDRPDLGSVVLPELKKLAAMGEKSMMPYMFVGSATPSPNHSIISSRQEVISETQMSSGYSNNGSLRSQGSSISSLSERRVG